From a region of the Actinopolymorpha singaporensis genome:
- a CDS encoding GyrI-like domain-containing protein yields MSTPRNALSDPRVVERPDQPYAGITERVTMRTINRIADRMPEIFGWLAERDVAPASAPFFRYHVIDMERELEVEVGVPVAVPIADDGPVRAGVLPAGKYVTLTHVGHPDQLVDVTARLLAWAAHQGLAFDVEESERGDRWGSRLEIWHTNPAEQPDPSKWETELAFRLA; encoded by the coding sequence ATGAGCACACCCAGGAACGCCCTGTCCGACCCGCGCGTGGTCGAACGCCCCGACCAGCCCTACGCCGGAATCACCGAGCGCGTCACGATGCGCACTATCAACCGGATTGCCGACCGCATGCCGGAGATCTTCGGCTGGCTGGCCGAACGCGACGTCGCCCCGGCGTCGGCGCCGTTCTTCCGCTACCACGTCATCGACATGGAACGCGAACTCGAGGTCGAGGTCGGCGTCCCGGTGGCCGTCCCGATCGCGGACGACGGACCGGTCCGCGCCGGCGTGCTCCCTGCGGGGAAGTACGTCACGCTGACGCATGTCGGCCATCCGGACCAGCTCGTCGACGTCACCGCGAGGCTGCTGGCGTGGGCCGCCCACCAGGGGCTCGCGTTCGACGTCGAGGAGAGCGAACGCGGCGACCGTTGGGGATCGCGGCTGGAGATCTGGCACACCAACCCGGCCGAGCAACCCGACCCGTCGAAGTGGGAGACCGAACTCGCGTTCCGTCTCGCCTGA
- a CDS encoding 3' terminal RNA ribose 2'-O-methyltransferase Hen1, with protein sequence MLLTVSTTHQPATDLGYLLHKHPDRVQEFRQSFGTVTVFYPEATTERCTAALMLDVDPVRLARSQARNAPDFSLAQYVNDRSYAASSLLGVAMADVFSTARSGRCASRQELADSAIPLEIVVPTLPCRGGADIAHRLFAPLGWAVEAEPVPLDEAFAEWGASRYVRLRLTGVVRLADALNQLHVLLPVLDESKHYWQGPDEVDKLLRSGVGWLGSHPEATLITRRYLGRRSGLTRTALARLAELGDEVEEAVEPPEDEDVSQPEEKRVPLNIQRHEAVHQVLLEVGARTVIDLGCGPGQFLDRLVKTPAFTRVAGSDVSTRSLQYAARRLRLDRMSERQAERVELFQSALTYEDDRLAGFDAAVLMEVVEHVDPPRLEALERVVFGAAGPGAVIVTTPNAEYNVLYEGLAGMRHPDHRFEWTREEFAEWSGRVAGTYGYQVDLRGIGDLDETLGAPTQLAIFTRKEGNDD encoded by the coding sequence GTGCTGCTGACCGTCTCGACCACCCACCAGCCGGCAACCGACCTCGGTTACCTCCTGCACAAGCATCCCGACCGCGTGCAGGAGTTCAGGCAGTCGTTCGGCACCGTGACGGTCTTCTATCCCGAAGCCACCACGGAACGCTGCACCGCCGCGCTCATGCTCGACGTCGACCCGGTGCGGCTGGCACGGTCACAGGCGAGGAACGCTCCCGACTTCAGCCTGGCGCAGTACGTCAACGACCGGTCCTACGCCGCGTCGTCCCTGCTGGGGGTGGCGATGGCGGACGTGTTCAGCACCGCCCGGAGCGGACGATGCGCATCCCGGCAGGAGCTGGCCGACTCGGCGATCCCTCTCGAGATCGTCGTTCCCACCCTTCCGTGCCGGGGTGGTGCCGACATCGCGCACCGGCTCTTCGCACCCCTCGGCTGGGCGGTCGAGGCCGAGCCCGTCCCGCTCGACGAGGCGTTCGCCGAGTGGGGTGCCTCCCGCTACGTGCGCCTCCGGCTGACCGGCGTCGTCCGGCTTGCCGACGCGCTCAACCAGCTGCACGTGCTCCTGCCGGTGCTGGACGAATCCAAGCACTACTGGCAGGGCCCCGACGAGGTGGACAAGCTGCTGAGGTCGGGCGTGGGCTGGCTCGGCAGTCACCCAGAAGCCACCCTCATCACCCGCCGCTATCTGGGGCGCCGGAGCGGGCTCACCCGGACGGCGCTCGCACGGCTCGCCGAGCTCGGCGATGAGGTCGAGGAGGCCGTCGAGCCGCCCGAGGACGAGGATGTCTCGCAGCCGGAGGAGAAGCGGGTCCCGCTGAACATCCAGCGACACGAGGCGGTCCACCAGGTCCTGCTCGAGGTGGGCGCGAGGACGGTGATCGACCTCGGTTGTGGCCCGGGGCAGTTCCTGGACCGGCTGGTGAAGACCCCGGCGTTCACCCGCGTCGCGGGTAGCGACGTCTCCACCCGCTCCCTCCAGTACGCCGCGCGGCGCCTGCGGCTGGACCGGATGAGCGAGCGGCAGGCCGAGCGGGTCGAGCTGTTCCAGAGCGCCCTCACCTACGAGGACGACCGGCTCGCCGGCTTCGACGCCGCCGTGTTGATGGAGGTCGTCGAGCACGTCGACCCGCCCCGCCTGGAGGCGCTCGAACGCGTGGTGTTCGGCGCGGCCGGGCCGGGGGCCGTCATCGTGACGACACCCAACGCCGAGTACAACGTGCTCTACGAAGGGCTCGCCGGCATGCGGCACCCCGACCACCGGTTCGAGTGGACCCGGGAGGAGTTCGCCGAGTGGTCCGGCCGCGTCGCTGGGACGTACGGCTACCAGGTCGACCTTCGCGGTATCGGCGACCTCGACGAGACCCTCGGGGCCCCGACCCAGCTGGCGATCTTCACCCGGAAGGAGGGCAACGATGACTGA